One part of the Glycine soja cultivar W05 chromosome 11, ASM419377v2, whole genome shotgun sequence genome encodes these proteins:
- the LOC114376196 gene encoding probable protein phosphatase 2C 52, whose amino-acid sequence MGCCVSTSSQSTCSSGSNGDTIAPTCLEIGFCGQKSARRTFSDHVVSLHQLPSLPNRIFTNGKSRSSCIFTQQGRKGINQDAMIVWEDFMSEDVTFCGVFDGHGPHGHLVARKVREALPLKLLSFLHSSESGRNGSGKACFRSNIKPESGESEKGLSAEDEENSMWREAFMKAYKAMDKVLRSHPNLDCFCSGSTAVTIVKQGSNLFMGNIGDSRAIMGSKDGNDSMVAIQLTIDLKPDLPREAERIKQCKGRVFALQDEPEVHRVWLPFDDAPGLAMARAFGDFCLKEYGVISIPEFSHRLLTDKDQFIVLASDGVWDVLSNEEVVRIVSSAPTRSSAARTLVDSAAREWKLKYPTSKMDDCAVVCLFLDGKMDSESDCDEQCSSSATIQKNHWGNPVESDDSQKPEPSLRRNFTVRSSEENETYGGGGVEEVSVGVEDRTSAAEDQHWSGLEGVTRVNSLVQLPRFSEERPNS is encoded by the exons ATGGGCTGTTGTGTTTCAACAAGCAGTCAGAGTACTTGTAGCAGCGGGAGCAATGGAGACACGATCGCTCCAACGTGTCTAGAGATCGGATTCTGTGGTCAAAAGAGTGCAAGGAGAACATTCTCTGATCATGTTGTCTCTCTGCACCAATTACCATCCTTACCAAACAGAATTTTCACCAATGGAAAGAGCAGGTCTTCTTGCATATTTACACAGCAGGGTCGGAAGGGTATTAATCAGGACGCCATGATTGTGTGGGAA GATTTCATGTCTGAAGATGTGACCTTTTGTGGTGTCTTTGATGGCCATGGTCCGCACGGTCACCTTGTTGCACGCAAAGTCAGGGAAGCCTTGCCGCTAAAACTGCTTTCATTTTTGCATTCTTCTGAATCAGGGCGAAATGGTTCAGGTAAAGCTTGTTTTAGGAGCAACATAAAGCCTGAAAGTGGAGAATCTGAGAAAGGTTTGTCTGctgaagatgaagaaaattCTATGTGGAGAGAAGCTTTCATGAAGGCATACAAGGCTATGGATAAAGTGTTGAGGTCTCATCCAAATTTGGACTGCTTCTGTAGTGGAAGCACAGCTGTCACTATAGTGAAGCAG GGTTCAAATTTGTTCATGGGAAATATTGGGGATTCCCGAGCAATCATGGGATCCAAGGACGGCAATGACTCCATGGTGGCAATTCAGTTGACCATTGATTTGAAGCCTGATTTGCCAA GGGAAGCAGAACGAATCAAACAGTGCAAGGGTAGGGTATTTGCATTACAAGATGAGCCAGAAGTTCATAGGGTATGGTTGCCTTTTGATGATGCACCAGGATTAGCAATGGCTAGAGCATTTGGAGATTTTTGCTTGAAGGAATATGGTGTGATTTCTATACCAGAATTTTCTCATCGGCTGCTAACAGACAAAGATCAGTTCATTGTTCTTGCCTCAGATGGG GTCTGGGATGTTTTGAGCAATGAAGAGGTGGTTAGGATAGTATCTTCAGCGCCAACTCGATCATCAGCAGCGAGGACTCTGGTGGATTCTGCAGCTCGTGAGTGGAAACTTAAATATCCTACTTCAAAAATGGATGACTGTGCAGTTGTGTGCCTATTTTTGGATGGAAAAATGGACTCAGAATCTGATTGTGATGAGCAATGCTCCTCTTCTGCAACCATCCAGAAGAACCATTGGGGTAATCCGGTTGAGTCAGATGACAGTCAAAAGCCTGAGCCATCTTTGCGAAGGAACTTTACTGTGAGATCCTCAGAAGAAAATGAAACCtatggaggaggaggagttGAAGAGGTATCTGTTGGTGTTGAAGATAGAACATCAGCGGCTGAAGATCAACACTGGTCTGGTCTGGAGGGTGTCACGCGAGTAAACTCACTGGTTCAACTTCCCAGATTTTCTGAGGAAAGGCCAAACTCTTGA
- the LOC114373577 gene encoding putative cell wall protein gives MACRPSSFLALLLITTILLATTWQAVARRHIGPKHSNNGDKKEPQFLFPPEGNFHFPGFGGVGLPPFFGFTPQNPNTGGSGLGSGPAGRGYVPGGDDTFVPNPGFEVPNPGSGGGVPVPVPVNP, from the coding sequence ATGGCTTGTAGACCTTCTTCTTTCCTTGCACTTCTTCTCATCACCACTATCCTTCTTGCCACTACATGGCAAGCAGTTGCTAGACGCCACATTGGTCCAAAACACTCAAACAATGGGGACAAGAAAGAGCCTCAGTTTTTGTTCCCTCCTGAAGGTAATTTCCATTTTCCTGGCTTTGGGGGAGTAGGGTTGCCACCTTTCTTTGGGTTTACACCTCAAAACCCAAACACTGGTGGTAGTGGACTAGGGTCAGGACCAGCTGGTCGTGGTTACGTTCCAGGTGGTGATGACACGTTTGTCCCAAACCCTGGTTTTGAGGTTCCAAACCCTGGGAGTGGTGGTGGAGTTCCAGTTCCAGTTCCAGTTAATCCGTGA
- the LOC114376821 gene encoding protein SYM1-like: protein MATVSSPCTVFPILTSTLSKPHLAPLSCRTQKRSRVSIITSVAEDREIVPVSEDRGIRLNEVDGFQPSEPHTESDVVVPRLTSSSTVNAIIVLGFGTFAVTKLLTIDHDYWHGWTLFEIVRYIPEHNWIAYEQALKANPVLAKMAISGIVYSIGDWIAQCYEGKPLFEFDRTRVLRSGLVGFTLHGSLSHYYYQLCEALFPFQEWWVVPAKVAFDQTVWSAIWNSIYFVVLGLLRFESLTNIYGELKSTFLPLLTAGWKLWPFAHLITYGVIPVEQRLLWVDCVELIWVTILSTYSNEKSEARISEAASETGSSTSSENSKE, encoded by the exons ATGGCTACTGTTTCTTCTCCTTGTACTGTTTTCCCCATACTTACATCAACCTTGTCGAAGCCCCACTTGGCTCCCCTCTCTTGCCGAACCCAAAAACGAAGTCGTGTCAGTATCATCACCTCTGTCGCCGAGGATCGAGAAATAGTTCCGGTGTCCGAAGATAGAGGAATTCGTTTGAACGAAGTTGATGGATTTCAACCTTCGGAGCCTCACACAGAGTCAGATGTTGTTGTTCCTCGCCTCACAAGCAGTAGTACCGTCAATGCCATCATCGTTTTGGGGTTTGGGACTTTCGCTGTCACCAAGTTGCTCACCATTGACCATGACTACTGGCAT GGTTGGACACTTTTTGAGATTGTAAGGTATATACCTGAACACAATTGGATTGCCTATGAGCAAGCTCTGAAAGCAAACCCGGTTTTGGCTAAAATGGCAATAAGTGGAATTGTCTACTCAATTGGAGACTGGATTGCTCAG TGCTATGAAGGAAAGCCTCTTTTTGAGTTTGATCGGACACGCGTACTCAGATCAGGTCTTGTTGGGTTTACTCTCCATGGATCACTTTCTCACTATTACTACCAACTTTGTGAG GCTCTTTTTCCTTTCCAAGAATGGTGGGTTGTTCCTGCTAAAGTTGCTTTTGACCAAACTGTATGGTCTGCAATTTGGAATAGCATCTACTTCGTGGTTTTGGGCTTGTTGCGTTTTGAATCTTTGACTAACATATATGGTGAACTGAAGTCAACATTCTTGCCCTTGCTTACT GCAGGGTGGAAACTTTGGCCTTTTGCGCATCTGATTACTTATGGTGTGATTCCTGTGGAACAAAGGCTTCTTTGGGTGGACTGTGTGGAGCTCATCTGGGTCACAATACTTTCAAC CTATTCAAATGAGAAATCAGAAGCACGAATATCTGAGGCAGCATCAGAAACAGGGTCATCCACTTCAAGCGAAAATTCCAAG GAATAA